The Neobacillus sp. OS1-2 genome includes a window with the following:
- a CDS encoding aspartate aminotransferase family protein has product MVQTSGQQETLLAQDDQYVWHSMKPYNPKATIVATKAEGSWVTDADGKRYLDAMAGLWCVNVGYGRTELAEAAYEQLKEMAYFPLSQSHVPAIKLAEKLNEMLGDDYVIFFSNSGSEANETAFKIVRQYHQQKGEPNRYKIVSRYRAYHGNSMGALAATGQAQRKYKYEPLAPGFIHVSPPDSYRDDTNVADPTELSSVKEIDRTMTWELSETIAAMIMEPIITGGGVLVPPDGYMKAAKEVCEKHGALLIVDEVICGFGRTGKPFGFMNYGVKPDIITMAKGITSAYLPLSATAVRKDIYEAFKGSEEYDYFRHVNTFGGNPAACALALKNLEIMEKEKLFDRSRDLGDQLLNDLTNLLQDHPYVGNIRGKGLLIGIELVKDKTTKEPLDTGLVNQVIASCKQEGIIIGKNGATVAGYSNVLTLAPPLNIEQTDLQLIIKTLKESLSTLL; this is encoded by the coding sequence ATGGTGCAAACTAGTGGGCAGCAGGAGACGTTGTTGGCGCAGGATGATCAGTATGTTTGGCATTCGATGAAGCCTTATAATCCGAAGGCGACGATTGTTGCCACGAAGGCGGAGGGGTCGTGGGTAACAGATGCTGATGGGAAGCGCTATTTGGATGCAATGGCAGGTCTGTGGTGTGTGAATGTTGGCTACGGAAGGACTGAGCTGGCAGAGGCGGCCTATGAGCAATTAAAAGAGATGGCCTATTTCCCTCTATCGCAAAGCCACGTTCCTGCGATTAAACTAGCAGAAAAATTGAACGAAATGCTCGGTGATGACTATGTCATCTTCTTCTCCAACAGCGGCTCTGAGGCAAATGAAACTGCCTTTAAAATCGTAAGGCAATACCACCAGCAGAAGGGCGAGCCTAACCGCTATAAAATCGTCTCACGTTACCGGGCATATCATGGCAATTCCATGGGTGCTCTTGCCGCAACAGGTCAGGCGCAAAGGAAGTACAAGTATGAGCCTCTCGCTCCTGGGTTTATCCATGTCTCACCGCCAGATTCTTACCGTGACGACACGAATGTTGCCGATCCGACTGAATTGTCTTCCGTAAAAGAAATTGACCGAACCATGACGTGGGAGCTAAGCGAAACAATTGCTGCGATGATTATGGAGCCCATCATTACCGGCGGCGGCGTCCTCGTACCACCTGATGGTTATATGAAGGCAGCAAAAGAGGTTTGTGAAAAACATGGTGCCCTCCTAATCGTTGATGAGGTCATCTGCGGGTTCGGACGCACGGGGAAGCCTTTTGGCTTTATGAACTACGGTGTAAAGCCGGATATCATCACAATGGCTAAAGGCATCACAAGCGCGTATTTACCACTTTCAGCAACCGCAGTCCGTAAAGACATTTATGAAGCATTCAAAGGATCGGAGGAGTATGATTATTTCCGCCACGTCAATACGTTTGGCGGAAATCCGGCCGCCTGTGCATTAGCATTGAAGAACCTTGAAATTATGGAAAAGGAAAAATTATTTGACCGTTCCAGAGATCTTGGCGATCAACTGCTAAATGACTTAACGAACCTGCTTCAGGATCATCCGTATGTCGGTAATATCCGCGGGAAGGGTTTATTAATTGGGATAGAACTTGTAAAGGATAAAACGACGAAGGAACCATTGGATACAGGACTAGTCAATCAAGTCATTGCCAGCTGTAAGCAGGAAGGCATTATCATAGGAAAAAATGGGGCAACAGTAGCCGGTTATAGCAATGTTTTAACCCTGGCACCTCCGTTAAATATCGAACAGACTGACTTGCAGTTAATCATTAAGACGTTGAAAGAATCACTATCTACATTACTATAA
- a CDS encoding ATP-dependent DNA helicase encodes MSGDVHISVRNLVEYVFRSGSIDARFRSQSTLSDGTRIHQKIQKTYCEGDQKEVYLSIEIPYDDLTFVIDGRCDGLLFENDKITIDEIKSFSQPLEQLEGEGFQVHWAQAKMYAYMYAKDNVLPDIFVQLTYVHVETEEKRFFKKNYTFSDLETFVFQVIEGYTPYAKLQQEHHLQRNLSCKELAFPFENYRAGQRKFSGGVYKTILDGKNLFAKAPTGIGKTISTLFPAVKAVGEGHINRIFYLTAKTITRTTAEETFARMRSNGLCLKAVTITAKDKVCFKEETKCHKDYCEFADGYYDRVNEAVLDILTNEAAMTRQVIESYARKHSVCPFEYSLDLAYAVDAIICDYNYIFDPRVSLKRLLEEQKKSTALLVDEAHNLVDRGREMFSASLNKEIFLQLKKDFKSNNNVIFEAASKLNSFFLSLKKAHDNKSEFLLEQLDVAFLEQLTQFLKEAEQVLKSENSPKLLEAYFMVNNFLKIVDLVDGHYVIYGERNQNDVTVKLYCINPAKLLKQMGKGYRSKVYFSATLSPLPYYQDILGGDVEDYVQSIPSPFSEEQVDVFIKPLSTRFKDRDRTKDFIIAMIKSLINHRPGNYLIFFPSYQYLRSVYDQFKQEDKETQTIIQSTGMTEVEREAFLAAFAPDQNETLLGFAVLGGIFSEGVDLIGDRLNGVVVVGVGLPQLCFERNLIKDHFNKQGKNGYDYAYVYPGMNKVLQAGGRLIRSEMDHGTIVLVDDRFLQKQYQMLLPQEWKQFTII; translated from the coding sequence GTGTCAGGCGATGTTCATATTTCTGTACGAAATTTGGTTGAATATGTGTTCAGAAGCGGCAGTATCGATGCCCGATTCCGCTCCCAATCTACGCTTTCAGATGGGACAAGGATTCATCAAAAAATCCAGAAAACCTATTGTGAAGGTGATCAAAAAGAGGTTTATTTGAGTATCGAAATTCCTTATGACGACCTCACATTTGTCATTGATGGCAGATGTGATGGACTTTTATTTGAAAATGACAAGATAACCATTGACGAAATTAAATCTTTCAGCCAACCGTTGGAACAATTGGAGGGAGAGGGTTTCCAAGTCCACTGGGCGCAAGCCAAAATGTATGCTTACATGTATGCAAAGGACAATGTATTGCCGGACATCTTTGTTCAGTTAACCTATGTCCATGTTGAAACGGAAGAAAAGAGATTTTTTAAAAAGAATTACACTTTCTCAGATTTAGAAACATTTGTTTTCCAGGTGATTGAAGGCTACACCCCATACGCGAAACTGCAGCAAGAGCATCACCTTCAACGGAATCTGAGTTGCAAAGAGCTAGCTTTTCCTTTTGAAAACTATCGCGCTGGGCAGAGGAAATTTTCCGGCGGTGTGTATAAAACCATTTTAGACGGTAAAAATCTATTTGCAAAAGCGCCAACCGGGATTGGCAAGACGATTTCTACCCTTTTTCCGGCAGTGAAGGCTGTTGGTGAAGGTCACATTAATCGGATTTTCTATCTGACTGCCAAAACGATTACCCGCACAACAGCGGAGGAGACATTTGCAAGAATGCGGTCAAATGGTCTTTGCTTGAAAGCTGTCACCATTACAGCCAAGGACAAAGTATGTTTTAAAGAAGAAACCAAATGCCATAAGGATTATTGTGAGTTTGCGGATGGGTATTATGATCGGGTTAATGAGGCAGTGCTTGACATCTTAACAAATGAAGCCGCCATGACTCGTCAGGTAATCGAATCGTATGCCCGTAAACATTCTGTCTGCCCATTTGAATATTCGCTCGACCTTGCCTATGCCGTGGATGCGATTATTTGTGATTATAATTATATTTTTGATCCGCGGGTATCCCTAAAGCGGTTGTTAGAGGAGCAAAAAAAGTCTACCGCCTTACTTGTAGATGAAGCACATAATCTGGTTGACCGCGGCCGGGAGATGTTCTCAGCCTCCTTAAATAAAGAGATATTTCTCCAATTGAAAAAAGACTTTAAGAGTAACAATAATGTGATATTTGAAGCTGCTAGTAAGTTGAATTCTTTCTTTCTTTCCTTGAAAAAAGCTCATGATAATAAAAGTGAATTTCTTTTAGAACAGCTTGATGTAGCATTTTTAGAACAGCTTACTCAATTTTTAAAGGAGGCAGAACAAGTTCTAAAATCAGAGAACTCTCCAAAGCTTTTAGAGGCTTATTTCATGGTGAATAATTTTTTGAAAATCGTTGATCTTGTAGATGGCCATTATGTGATCTATGGTGAGAGAAATCAAAACGATGTTACTGTCAAGCTGTACTGCATTAATCCAGCGAAACTGCTAAAGCAAATGGGGAAGGGCTATCGCTCAAAAGTTTACTTTTCCGCAACGCTATCGCCGTTGCCCTATTATCAAGATATCCTTGGCGGGGATGTGGAGGATTATGTTCAATCTATCCCTTCTCCATTCAGTGAAGAGCAGGTAGACGTTTTTATCAAGCCATTATCAACTCGCTTCAAGGATCGGGATCGGACGAAGGATTTCATCATAGCAATGATAAAATCTTTAATTAACCACCGACCAGGTAATTACTTGATTTTTTTTCCATCTTATCAATACTTACGATCCGTTTATGATCAATTCAAACAAGAAGATAAGGAAACGCAAACCATCATTCAATCCACTGGGATGACAGAAGTAGAACGGGAGGCTTTTTTGGCAGCCTTTGCACCAGATCAAAACGAAACATTACTTGGATTTGCTGTCCTTGGTGGAATTTTTTCCGAAGGAGTCGATTTAATCGGTGATCGGTTAAATGGGGTGGTAGTAGTTGGAGTTGGATTGCCCCAGCTTTGTTTTGAACGGAACTTGATTAAGGATCATTTCAACAAGCAGGGTAAAAATGGTTATGATTATGCCTATGTGTACCCTGGTATGAATAAGGTGCTTCAGGCTGGAGGACGATTGATTCGCTCAGAAATGGATCATGGAACAATTGTTCTTGTCGACGACCGTTTTTTACAAAAGCAGTATCAAATGCTCTTGCCGCAAGAATGGAAGCAGTTTACAATCATTTGA
- a CDS encoding sugar-binding transcriptional regulator → MADEKISRLVDVAKMYYQLDYSQQEIAQRLGISRPTVSRLLVQAVQEGIVQIKICDPAEDVLELGRQIKKKFQLKHCIVAPIPEYDDELIKEKLGEVSAEYLHNIVQSGDTIAITWGTTLFQLVKKLQPKNVKDVTVVQLNGGVSYSESNTYASDIVYGLASAFNTTPHFLPVPAVVDHILVKQAIVADRHVKKILELGKRANIAIYTVGEPGDQSTLMQAGYFLDNDIEILKSNHTVGDICSRFINIDGSISHPALNERTIGIELSDLDEKEYGILIAGGNTKIDGIYGALWGRHTNVLITDQYTAKALLDM, encoded by the coding sequence ATGGCGGATGAAAAAATTTCGCGCTTGGTAGATGTGGCTAAAATGTACTACCAACTGGATTACAGCCAACAGGAAATTGCGCAAAGGTTAGGAATATCCCGCCCAACTGTCTCAAGACTTCTCGTCCAGGCTGTTCAAGAAGGGATCGTTCAAATAAAGATATGTGACCCTGCAGAAGATGTTCTTGAATTGGGAAGACAAATCAAGAAAAAATTTCAATTAAAGCACTGTATTGTTGCCCCGATACCGGAATATGATGATGAGCTGATTAAAGAGAAACTTGGAGAAGTCTCCGCAGAATACTTACACAATATTGTGCAAAGCGGAGATACCATTGCGATTACATGGGGGACAACTCTTTTTCAACTCGTAAAAAAACTGCAGCCCAAGAATGTTAAAGATGTTACCGTTGTCCAGTTGAATGGCGGGGTGAGTTATTCAGAATCAAACACCTATGCATCAGACATCGTCTATGGGCTGGCAAGTGCCTTTAATACGACCCCGCATTTCTTGCCAGTTCCGGCAGTAGTGGATCACATTCTAGTGAAACAAGCCATTGTTGCCGATAGGCATGTAAAAAAAATCCTGGAACTAGGTAAGCGCGCAAATATTGCGATTTACACAGTTGGGGAGCCTGGTGACCAATCAACCCTCATGCAAGCAGGGTATTTTTTAGACAATGATATCGAAATATTAAAATCTAATCATACGGTCGGTGATATATGTTCAAGATTCATCAACATCGATGGGAGTATCAGTCATCCAGCTTTAAATGAGCGCACCATCGGGATTGAACTTTCGGATTTAGATGAAAAAGAATATGGCATCCTCATTGCGGGAGGGAACACCAAAATTGATGGTATTTACGGGGCACTATGGGGCCGACATACCAATGTTCTGATTACCGACCAATATACAGCCAAGGCTTTACTTGATATGTAG
- a CDS encoding DUF3307 domain-containing protein — translation MLILSLLLAHLVADFYLQTDDMVKDKQKYIKKHITHHFIMTTLILGGFLIGNFKAVNVLPFFIFPLLFIVVSHFFIDFVKIKMLDTIKISNEENLKRLSFFIVDQVLHLLMIFLACHLFIGIRFTKIVDVFEEGSKIGTVNAWLFMAIIVVLTTSVSGHAIRILLGSLPNQLLSFEGRYAFKADRQEDGYANKGKLGLTEEYHYTIFSKHDLSRGKLIGYLERLLVLVLTFYSAYPAIGFIVAAKSIARFKQMDDRNWAEYFLLGTLTSMFIGISLGIVLREVLT, via the coding sequence ATGTTGATTTTGAGTTTACTACTCGCACATTTAGTGGCAGATTTTTATTTACAAACGGATGATATGGTAAAGGACAAGCAGAAATACATCAAGAAGCATATCACACATCATTTTATCATGACGACCCTCATTCTTGGCGGGTTCTTGATAGGTAATTTTAAAGCAGTGAATGTCCTTCCTTTCTTTATTTTTCCATTGCTTTTTATTGTTGTATCCCACTTCTTCATTGACTTCGTAAAAATAAAAATGCTTGATACGATAAAAATATCAAACGAGGAGAATTTGAAACGGCTTAGTTTTTTCATAGTAGATCAAGTACTCCATTTGTTAATGATCTTTCTAGCCTGTCATTTATTCATCGGAATACGCTTTACTAAAATAGTGGACGTATTTGAGGAAGGTTCAAAGATAGGTACGGTTAATGCTTGGTTGTTTATGGCGATCATTGTCGTGTTAACGACAAGTGTCAGTGGGCATGCGATTAGAATCCTATTAGGATCATTGCCGAATCAGCTTTTATCCTTTGAAGGAAGATATGCATTTAAGGCAGATCGGCAGGAAGATGGCTATGCAAATAAAGGAAAATTGGGTTTAACCGAAGAATACCACTATACCATTTTCTCCAAACACGACCTTTCCCGTGGAAAATTAATTGGCTATCTTGAGAGATTGCTAGTCTTAGTTTTAACATTTTACAGTGCCTATCCTGCCATCGGGTTTATTGTTGCTGCGAAATCGATTGCCAGGTTCAAACAAATGGATGACCGGAATTGGGCCGAGTATTTCTTGCTTGGGACGTTAACCTCCATGTTCATCGGCATCTCACTTGGGATTGTTTTACGTGAGGTTTTGACTTAA
- the wrbA gene encoding NAD(P)H:quinone oxidoreductase, translating to MTNVKLAVIYYSMGGTNYQLSQWAAEGAKEVGAEVKVLKVPELAPQSVIEGNPGWKAHVEATSHVPEVKLEDIEWADAIIFSVPTRFGNMPAQMKQFLDTCGGLWFNGKTVNKVVSAMSSAQNSHGGQEATILSLYTSMYHWGAIVAAPGYTDPVIFGSGGNPYGTSVTVGQDGKMIEDVEATVKHQAKRTVTVAEWVKKANQ from the coding sequence ATGACAAACGTAAAATTAGCCGTCATTTATTACAGTATGGGCGGAACGAATTATCAGCTTTCACAATGGGCTGCAGAAGGTGCAAAGGAAGTTGGGGCTGAAGTGAAGGTGTTAAAAGTGCCAGAACTTGCACCACAATCTGTGATAGAAGGAAATCCCGGCTGGAAAGCACATGTGGAAGCAACTTCACATGTGCCCGAGGTCAAATTAGAGGATATTGAGTGGGCTGACGCCATTATCTTTAGTGTTCCGACTCGATTTGGCAATATGCCGGCGCAAATGAAGCAATTCCTTGATACTTGCGGCGGTCTTTGGTTTAACGGTAAGACCGTGAATAAAGTGGTGAGTGCGATGTCCTCTGCGCAAAATTCGCATGGTGGTCAAGAGGCAACCATTTTATCATTGTATACTTCCATGTACCATTGGGGAGCGATTGTCGCAGCACCAGGCTATACCGATCCTGTTATCTTTGGTTCTGGGGGAAATCCTTACGGAACAAGTGTAACAGTTGGTCAAGATGGAAAAATGATTGAAGATGTAGAAGCAACGGTTAAGCACCAGGCAAAACGGACGGTAACTGTAGCTGAATGGGTGAAAAAGGCAAATCAATAA
- a CDS encoding glutamate-5-semialdehyde dehydrogenase, which translates to MSELIEKASKLNKAAKHMGMLSAVEKNAALAKLADHLVTEKAWILSENAKDIDAGKENGLSSSLLDRLLLTEERIEQIVDGVRQLIHLEDPIGETIEEWERPNGLQIETIRVPLGVIGMVYEARPNVTVDAGSLCLKAGNAVLLRGSSSAIHSNKALVHVMRGALAGTAIPEDAVQLLEDTSRETAAQMFKLNEFLDVLIPRGGAGLIQSVVQNATVPVLETGVGNCHVFIDETADQKMGIEIAVNAKLHRPSVCNAAETLLIHEKWPFVPVVLNALHEKGVELRGDEGLAAAYSFVKQADEKDWHTEFLAPILAVKLVSDVKGAIEHIDQYGTKHSEAIISEDTENVRLFFRAVDAAVLYHNASTRFTDGEQFGYGAEIGISTQKLHARGPMGLRALTTTKAIVKGKGQIRL; encoded by the coding sequence ATGAGCGAGTTAATAGAAAAGGCCAGTAAATTAAATAAAGCGGCAAAACATATGGGGATGCTTTCTGCGGTTGAGAAAAACGCGGCATTGGCGAAATTGGCTGACCATTTAGTAACCGAAAAAGCTTGGATTTTAAGTGAAAATGCTAAGGATATTGATGCCGGAAAAGAAAATGGACTTTCATCGTCTCTTTTAGACCGGTTACTGCTAACCGAGGAAAGAATTGAACAGATTGTTGATGGCGTACGTCAGTTGATTCATTTAGAGGATCCAATCGGTGAAACGATTGAAGAGTGGGAACGGCCGAATGGTTTGCAAATTGAAACCATTCGGGTACCACTTGGAGTGATCGGAATGGTTTACGAAGCACGGCCAAATGTGACAGTTGATGCGGGTAGTCTATGTTTAAAAGCGGGAAATGCTGTGCTGTTACGTGGAAGTTCTTCTGCGATTCATTCCAATAAAGCACTAGTTCATGTCATGCGCGGGGCGCTAGCGGGAACGGCGATTCCAGAGGATGCCGTGCAGCTCCTTGAGGATACCTCACGCGAAACAGCTGCGCAAATGTTTAAATTAAACGAGTTCTTAGATGTTCTCATTCCACGCGGTGGGGCGGGTTTAATTCAATCAGTCGTCCAAAATGCCACGGTCCCAGTGTTGGAAACAGGGGTTGGTAACTGTCATGTGTTTATTGATGAAACTGCAGACCAAAAAATGGGGATTGAAATTGCGGTTAATGCGAAATTGCACCGGCCATCTGTCTGCAATGCAGCGGAGACGTTACTTATTCATGAAAAATGGCCATTTGTACCCGTGGTGCTGAATGCGCTTCATGAAAAAGGAGTTGAACTGCGTGGTGATGAAGGTTTAGCCGCGGCGTATTCTTTTGTCAAACAAGCAGATGAAAAGGATTGGCACACTGAATTTTTAGCCCCGATTCTCGCTGTGAAACTTGTCAGTGATGTGAAAGGTGCAATTGAACACATCGACCAGTATGGAACAAAACATTCTGAAGCGATCATAAGTGAAGATACAGAAAATGTTCGTTTATTTTTCAGAGCTGTGGATGCAGCTGTCCTTTATCACAATGCCTCCACACGATTTACAGATGGCGAGCAGTTCGGCTATGGCGCGGAGATTGGCATTAGCACACAAAAGCTGCATGCCCGCGGACCAATGGGACTGAGAGCATTGACGACTACAAAAGCGATTGTGAAGGGTAAAGGTCAAATTCGGTTGTAA
- a CDS encoding AAA domain-containing protein — protein MTNTVTYIKEWQQALQSEIIHLKKYGSNKFSVSNGRLLSSDGSSSYYFDTAFSLRIPVGSSIRLEWGGMKQSGRVLSSEGKGVMIALEKSFGDLIPQAFLFHDPWELLEHLIQRLDDIKKNKQKRLRVKKLMDPSMPAKHPDEKIKSNIHELVLRSKYNPVTFVWGPPGTGKTYTLARTAANKYFQEKRILILSHSNQAVDVLIAEISTFIKKKNRFHEGDVLRYGSNTGEQFANHEAITTTQLLLKQDPHLAEDKKKLIEERHHLKQDLARSFSKRDTDQLLELETKIARLLDKIRQKEIQFVKDAFVVGSTLAKAASDPAIYEKEFDLVILDEASMAYVPQAAFAASLGKRVIICGDFKQLPPIASSRDSLVTMWLKEDIFHRAGVADWVENGKLHPHLFLLKEQRRMHPDISAFTNRYVYHSLVGDHESVFKSRNTIVAKAPFPDRASVLVDTSYSGTHCMNERASHSRMNIWQVLLSFQLIHESYLSGLRSIGYVTPYRAQANLMELVLEDLYDMERSTADIIAATVHRFQGSERDVMVFDTVDGEPQTRAGMLLTGNDSERLINVAITRTKGKFIHVSNGSFIRKHVYNGKTLRQLVEHHERHQQTIETREIGTWIRNQHPRLQWMHARKLEKVFQDVAVARSSIVISLPSQTVLSPQWQGTLLNRNKRVKLTVLSAEDWLELQPDYRLDENLSFPFIIIDQQLLWLGLPIEGTRITKPPFIAARLDSEKVSEFFLDQFLKKE, from the coding sequence ATGACAAATACAGTAACCTACATAAAAGAATGGCAGCAGGCACTGCAAAGTGAAATCATCCATTTAAAAAAATACGGCAGTAACAAATTTAGTGTTTCAAATGGAAGGTTGCTATCGAGCGACGGCTCGTCTAGCTATTATTTTGATACCGCCTTTTCATTACGAATTCCCGTTGGATCTTCGATTCGTCTGGAATGGGGCGGCATGAAACAAAGTGGACGTGTGCTTTCTTCAGAAGGAAAAGGTGTGATGATTGCCCTCGAGAAATCCTTCGGAGACCTAATCCCACAGGCCTTTCTTTTTCACGATCCATGGGAGCTGCTTGAACACCTTATCCAACGACTGGATGATATCAAAAAAAATAAACAAAAACGGTTACGGGTAAAAAAATTAATGGATCCTTCAATGCCGGCAAAGCATCCAGATGAAAAAATAAAGAGCAATATCCACGAGTTAGTTTTACGTTCAAAATACAATCCGGTAACATTTGTTTGGGGGCCGCCCGGAACAGGGAAAACCTACACATTGGCGCGGACCGCGGCAAATAAATATTTTCAGGAAAAGCGGATCCTTATTTTATCGCACAGCAATCAAGCAGTGGATGTCCTAATCGCTGAAATTTCTACTTTTATTAAAAAGAAAAACCGCTTCCATGAAGGGGATGTTCTTCGCTATGGTTCAAATACTGGAGAGCAATTCGCAAATCATGAGGCGATCACCACGACACAACTGCTCCTAAAACAAGATCCACATTTGGCGGAGGATAAAAAGAAATTAATAGAAGAACGACATCATCTGAAGCAAGATTTAGCTCGTTCTTTTAGCAAAAGGGACACCGATCAATTGCTGGAGCTGGAGACGAAGATTGCCAGACTCCTTGACAAAATTCGCCAAAAGGAAATTCAGTTTGTAAAGGATGCGTTTGTTGTCGGATCAACACTGGCAAAAGCAGCGAGCGACCCGGCGATCTATGAAAAGGAATTTGACTTGGTTATTCTAGATGAAGCAAGCATGGCTTATGTGCCGCAGGCTGCATTCGCTGCATCACTCGGGAAACGGGTCATTATTTGTGGTGACTTTAAACAGTTACCGCCGATTGCTTCTTCAAGGGATTCTTTGGTCACAATGTGGCTAAAGGAGGATATTTTTCACCGGGCAGGTGTAGCCGATTGGGTGGAGAACGGGAAACTCCATCCTCATTTATTTTTATTAAAAGAACAACGGAGAATGCATCCGGATATTTCTGCCTTCACGAATCGGTACGTCTACCATTCCCTTGTAGGTGATCATGAAAGTGTTTTTAAAAGCAGAAATACCATCGTCGCAAAAGCGCCGTTTCCAGACCGGGCATCCGTTCTGGTGGATACGAGCTATTCCGGCACCCATTGCATGAATGAGAGGGCATCCCATTCTCGAATGAATATTTGGCAGGTGTTATTGTCGTTTCAACTCATTCATGAATCGTATTTAAGTGGATTACGTTCGATCGGATATGTTACACCCTATCGTGCCCAGGCCAATTTAATGGAGCTAGTTCTCGAGGATTTATACGATATGGAACGATCCACAGCTGATATTATTGCAGCGACCGTCCATCGATTCCAAGGCAGTGAGCGTGATGTCATGGTGTTTGATACCGTCGATGGGGAGCCGCAAACTCGTGCAGGCATGCTGTTAACGGGAAATGACAGCGAACGATTGATCAATGTTGCGATTACAAGAACAAAGGGAAAGTTTATTCATGTTAGTAACGGGTCCTTTATCCGCAAGCACGTATATAACGGAAAAACACTTAGACAGCTTGTGGAGCATCATGAAAGGCATCAGCAAACGATTGAAACAAGGGAAATTGGAACCTGGATTAGGAATCAGCATCCGAGATTACAATGGATGCATGCAAGAAAACTTGAAAAAGTATTCCAAGATGTAGCTGTGGCGAGGTCCTCTATTGTTATCTCTTTACCATCGCAAACTGTTCTTTCGCCGCAATGGCAGGGGACGTTACTCAATCGAAATAAACGGGTAAAATTAACCGTATTATCCGCAGAAGATTGGCTTGAGCTTCAGCCGGATTATCGGCTGGATGAAAACTTATCGTTTCCGTTTATTATCATTGACCAGCAGCTGCTGTGGTTGGGGTTGCCGATAGAAGGAACTCGTATAACCAAGCCTCCCTTTATTGCAGCAAGGCTTGATTCGGAGAAGGTATCCGAATTCTTTTTGGATCAATTTTTAAAAAAAGAGTAG
- the proB gene encoding glutamate 5-kinase → MKKQLVVVKIGSSSLTNASGTISEEKIRDHVEALAFLKSEGNEVILISSGAIAAGFGSLGYPTRPKSTAGKQAAAAVGQGLLMQQYIQLFKEFAMVPAQILLTREDFYSQTRFQNLFSTIHELLQRGILPIINENDSVSIEELTFGDNDLLSALVSGFLHANALLILTDINGLYDGNPKVSREAKKFNFIPEVSEELLAVAGESGSSVGTGGMKSKLLAAKKALSLGVSVFVGTGSGKEKLMDILAGKGDGTYIGGPFQTQMQMRKQWIAYHSQVGGVIEIDDGAEKAIVFHGKSLLPVGVTNVIGEFNALDVVVVRNQKGKTVGKGQIYYSSKDLLRVKGLPSEQSKGYSINQKAEVIHRDNWVTMPKE, encoded by the coding sequence ATGAAAAAACAGCTTGTGGTGGTGAAAATTGGGAGTAGCTCGCTTACCAATGCGTCGGGAACGATTTCTGAAGAGAAAATCCGTGATCATGTGGAGGCACTCGCTTTTTTAAAAAGTGAGGGGAATGAGGTCATTCTGATTTCATCCGGTGCAATTGCAGCAGGATTTGGCTCGCTGGGCTATCCAACGCGTCCAAAAAGTACGGCAGGTAAACAAGCGGCAGCGGCTGTTGGGCAAGGGCTGTTAATGCAACAGTATATTCAGCTGTTTAAAGAGTTTGCTATGGTACCGGCGCAAATCTTATTAACTCGTGAAGATTTTTACAGCCAGACTCGGTTTCAAAATCTTTTTTCAACAATCCACGAGCTGCTTCAAAGAGGCATTTTGCCGATTATTAATGAGAACGATTCTGTATCAATTGAGGAATTAACCTTTGGGGATAACGATTTGCTTTCAGCCCTTGTCAGCGGTTTTTTGCATGCCAATGCCTTACTTATTTTAACGGACATTAATGGGCTTTATGATGGCAACCCGAAGGTTTCTCGTGAGGCAAAAAAGTTTAATTTTATTCCGGAGGTTTCGGAAGAATTGCTTGCTGTTGCTGGTGAAAGTGGTTCTTCCGTTGGTACCGGTGGCATGAAGTCGAAATTGTTGGCAGCAAAAAAAGCCCTGTCCCTCGGTGTTAGTGTCTTTGTCGGAACCGGTAGCGGCAAGGAAAAATTAATGGATATTTTAGCCGGAAAAGGCGATGGAACTTATATTGGCGGCCCATTTCAAACGCAAATGCAGATGAGAAAGCAATGGATTGCCTACCATTCACAGGTTGGTGGCGTCATCGAAATTGATGATGGTGCGGAAAAGGCTATTGTTTTTCATGGTAAAAGTTTACTGCCTGTCGGTGTCACGAATGTCATTGGTGAGTTTAATGCCCTTGATGTCGTAGTGGTTAGAAACCAAAAAGGGAAAACGGTTGGAAAAGGACAGATTTACTATTCTTCTAAAGATTTATTACGGGTAAAGGGTTTACCAAGTGAACAATCGAAAGGCTATTCAATAAACCAAAAAGCAGAAGTGATTCATCGTGATAATTGGGTCACCATGCCAAAGGAGTGA